The nucleotide window ATCATTTTACTCATGAAAAATCATCTTTACTTGAAAACCTGTCACAggaaggaaaatagttgcatcaatgagaacgaaaatttcttgtcattttctgtttgtaaaatatgtcaaaGTATCCCTTGTGCAcctattgagcatttcaaaGACATGGCCACCCCTTCCAATCACTAAAGTCAAAAGCGGGTAGGGAGACCCACCCATTGATTCATCATCCCCCAGGCTAAAGAAATATATAGGTCTGACTCTCAGGCAAgtaaaaatgcattttcgtctCTATCTCTGTGTGCTTCTCACTTTACCTCAATACTCAAGTTTTCTTTACATGTCGTTTTGCTCAGTTCTTTCCTGACCCCAATGCTAACTTGTGACATCATCTTAATGAACCATCAAGCTACGAACATAAAACTATACCATGAGATAATCTAATACTTTAATCATATTCTAATATTTTATGCGATCGTCATTTTCGCTGCCTGAAGCCTGATTTAGAACAAATTGTCTTTATCTACAATTCTTACTTTTCactttcacaaaaaaaatcttGATTTGAAATTCACCTTACCTTCACTTCTCCTTTTGATGACTTTGGCGTGGATAGTAGGCAGCTGGGTGATTGGTTAGGTATGGGTAGGGGTAGTCAGGTATGTGTAAGCGTTGGTGGGCGATTGTGTAGATAGGTATGGGTAGTCGCAGGCATTGGTAAACATGGAGAGTAGCTGGGTGATtgggtaggtaggcaggtatgTGGTGATtgggtaggtaggcaggtatgTATGGGTAAGCATGGATGGGTTGATGAGTGATTTGGTAGATAGGTATGGCCCGGAGGTATGGGTAGTCGCAGGAATGGGTAAACATGGACAGTAGCTGGGTGATTGGGTAGATAGGTATGTATGGGTGGTCAGGTATGGGTAAATATGGACAGCTGGGTGATTGGGTAGGTGGGTAAGGGTAGGCAGGAATGGGTAAGCATGGATTGGTAGGTGGGTGGATTGGTTGGTTGGTAAGTATAGGTGAGTGTTTGTAACGGTTACCTTACTTATCAATACGAGAGACATGAATGATCCACTGTGTTTGTGTCGTctctaaggtagaatgcgcctcgggtaTAGGGGAGGATATTCGAGCTCTCAACCTTTACAGTTCTTTATttatctaccacttatgggggttcattttaaagcacttggtgtaagaaaatttttagCCGTCTTTTATCATTTTGAAGATCGAACATTTTATttgtctccatagagttaactcagggatgacggccattttgaatttcaactatcggtaaatcttgggtcatTTGTATCTCTAGAAAATTTCCACCAATAGTGTTGAGCGATAGATTACAGGGCATTGAATAAAAGGAAACTGTCGACAGAGTCACCACAACCGTCTACCAGCTGTTATTCATAACGTAATAACAGGTGATCTTTTCTAGTCTCTCTTTGTCTGTGCCATTATAAATAACAGGAAAATTTAGTATTCTAGTCGTTCCGGTCAGGTCATTTACATATCAAATGTAACATGAATCCATAATTAAGCGCAGCTAAACAAGTGTCAGTTCTGAGAGCAAAATAAACGATTTCTGTCATAGATCTCATGGCTGCAGTGCAATTCGAAGGGTAAGTAATTTTACGGCATTTTTTATGCTTGGAAACTTCATACTGGCTAAATATCGTTTCGATGTGAACCACAATTCCGATGATAAGAAAGCCAAATAAGTGTAAAACTGTGAGGCCAGCTATTTTTGCATTATGAATGtatttgtcaaatttgaaaaccGGATATATTATTGGTCGAGGAATAGATACATTTCTATTTAACATAATAAGTCTGTCAGATCACCGTCCTATTCTCAGCAGAAAATCGAAAGGTACTGTGCTTTTAGGGTGCACAAGTTGAGTTTCCATTAGATTTTTGGAAAGTCCTAGTAATTGCTCTGTCTAAGTAGAGGTACATTCCATgtttatttgtgcaaagttCTCAAAGCATTCGAAAATAGTAGATCAATGAAATAGACTTTGTAATTCATGTTATTCATCTTTCGCTTATTAAAGTATGGGTGTCTGAAATGATGTACTTAGAAAACGGATAAAGCAAGATAAAGATTAGAACAAATTTGGATTTGGAGGTCGGAAAATTTGCGACCTCCAGCCTTTCCGAGAAATACTTGGCAAGTTTCAATTAAGTGCAAATGTGTAAATAAGTGTAAATGCTGAATAGGGAATATTCATAGAATAGATGTGACCTAACTTGGTTATGTAAACTtagttgtaaaatatttgtttgaaagGGTTTAGATTATTTTACAAAGCCCCATTGTTTTATGCCAAAGTTGTGCGATAATTGTCCATTTAAGATGTAGTTATGTCCATCTTTATTTTCACCTAAAACTCCAACGCGATGACGGAAAGTGTACGCGACGACATGTAGACTTAAAAGTTGATAATAGCATCCGATTTGTTTATAggatttgaaaagtttgagtaaaacaCTTTAAAGTTTTGCATTGTTCCATCTTTATCACCAGAACAAATaatgaatcaaaatatttttcaggtgATTTCAAAGTATAGAAATTTGTTCGACTATACAATGTTGAACACGGTGCGAGTAACCGTTTGAGAACTGAAATTAGTCAGTTGTTTCACCGACGCTTATCAACACTACCGGTCGCTCTGAGTTCTGTGTAGTTTTCTACTAATTAAGTGTTTTGTCTTTGTATCGCAATACAGATAATCATGGCATGTACAGATCGGCATTCCCAGTCAGTTTTCTCAGAGATCATATTCGCAACAAGCAATTATCCCGCCGACATGGAAATTCACTGCAATGACGCAGTGTTTCATGTGAATTCGAGACTTTTGATCAAAGTCAGTGATTTCTTTCGGGTACAGCTATCAGAACGATGGACATCTGCAGATGAGTGTAGAGTGTATTTCAAGACTTCACCTCCAAGCACGTCTGGTTTGATGGCTTTTCTTCGTTTGATTTACTTTGATGACGTAAACTTTGACACAATGGAAGCGATGATGGTGTGTGCAGACTTCTTACAAGTAACTTTGAAAACggaacattttgtaaatttgattaCAGTACAAAACTGGGTCCAAGTTTTGAAGATAGCAACGAAATACAACCAGGCGATCTTAGTGAATAAAGTTTGCGATTACGTGGCTGCACATTATGAATATTTGGTTAACACTGAAcgatacaaacaaataaacactaAACACAAAGACACGATAAGCAAAAAGGTGGAATCGAAaaccaatgtatttcaaaagaaagttctCATCAGCATTTTACTCTACACGTCAGTTATTAATGGTACCAAGGAGAATTTACGGTGTTTCTATGACGACTACTCAGGAGACTGGTATCAATTATCTGGAAGAAATCATTTGCATGTTCCAAGTTTTGCTGAGAATTCTTCTGAAAATACTATATTAACATCTCTTAAGAAAAGCCTTCACACACACAGCTATGCACGTACTCAAGTCCTGCAACAAGTTGTACATCACAACGATGCCATCTTGTACCATGATGTCAACGGTGTTCGTCACCTTATTTATAAGACGATCGAAAACGatgaaataacaatattttccTATCATTcgatgacagaaaatgaaactcTAAAACATCGTATACAGATACCTATGTGTTTTGAGGCTACAACTTTGAGGATTGAAGACGCTGTTTACGATGGAAGATGCATTTTCCTGATTGTTACCACCGTAACTAAAATAGCAACGACAAATCGCCTGCACTCTTGCCCTTATCTAGCTATTGTAACATTACATTCTTCAAGTGTAATGGAAGGAAATCAAGAGAATGCAAACACGGTGATCAAAGTTGGCGGTGATTGCCTATTTTGGCAACGGCTCTTGAATGTAGTTACACAAAACGATAATATGTATATCATCACTATGAGACGAGCTGAAGTAACTACAATATATATTAATTGTTACATCGATGGTAAAATTGTACAGATCTGTGAGAGAGCAATTACGGTGATTGACACATCACTCGTTAATGAGAAGATGTATTTTCTTAATAACAAAGATAGCAACGGTATCATGTATTACTGTTTTTGTGGCAATCGTTGGGGTTACATACCCTAcccacaaaatattgaaaaggcCAAATATGTAGTGGGGCTTGAAGCGCGACTTGTACCACGTGATTCTGCTCATTTTAATATCAAGATGGGAAGTGGTGCCGGTTACGTGAATATTGACGATATTGAGTCGACACCTTCCTTCCTGATTCAAATCATTCGATTTCTTTACAGACGTTGTATCAGAGAATAGTGTAGAGAGACAAACCGACAGTCAAACATACAGGAACCTGACACATAACGTGTATTTGAGTCGGCAGGGAAGTATGGCTAGATTGACAGTTGTATGGGCGAGATGGTAGGATGGATGGATTGGTAGAATACAAGTCATATGGCTGAATGACAAACGCGTAGACAAGCACAGCAAAGGTCTAATGTGACTTTCCATAGAATACTTTTGAAGTTACGTCTGTTGATTctgatttaaaaaataaacacattatcTTATAAAGCAAGAAAATGTTACATATACGCAACTAACTGGTACAAGCAACTCGTCATCTTTGCTATACAgattttcaacttttgaaagTCAATTTACTCCAGTCTTCATATTTCCTGCTGTCATTTTCCCGGGCTCATAGTGTTTACTGTTTACCTTTCTAAACTCATTTGCCATCGAAGTACTTAGCAGTTTACTTGTAAGCTCATCCAGCGTTTTCTTGTTTGAATTATTCACGCGTTGAATGTAATTCATTTGCCGTTGTTGTTGTGCTTTGTCCATCCTTGTATGTTTGACTAACATACCAGTGGTGTCATAAAGAGTCGCCATTTCGCTCTCCATGTTAATTAGCGTATAGTTCATTTGGTTTCTAAGCTTTTTAATGATATACGCCGTCTTCTTTCCTTGCTCCTTAagagattttttcaaatcagaCAGAGTGGTTGTTAAACTACCATAATGTTTAGTCGTTAAATTCCTGAACAACTCCTGCTTCTGTTCAATCCGATGCAACCCTCTCATTGTAGACATCTGACTCGCCTTGTGACTAGGACTCAGGTAAAAATCAGTTACTCGGCGTAGAGTGGCTTCCATTTTCGCCTGTTTTCCTTCAAGCTTTTGCATGTACTTTCCAAAATGTTTGAAACGATGTTCATACAGTCCGTTATGAAACACTAGATAGCGATTGATTGCACTGTGTTCATCTTCAATGGAACGACTCACtgtcttgttttgatttttcaatttttccatcACAGATCGAAGTTGTTGGTTGACCAAAGAATGAACAAACATGATGAACTTACTTGCATCTCTTGACAACTGTTCCAGACGAGTATCACTGTCTGTCTTTATATGTTGTGTCTTCTGGATACTCCTAGATATTCTTTGATGATGGCTGTGAATCCTTGCATCAACGTAATGTTGCATAGTATCGTATGATATATGGTTAGACAGTCGATGTTCCATGTTTGTGAATAGGGCATTGAACTCATCTTGTACTTTTGTGACATTGTTAAAATGTTTCATTCCCCCAATCGAAGCCGTACGTCTAcacaattttctttgttgttttAAAACGATGACTACTTTTTCCAGTTGTTTTTCCAGTAAACGTTTAAACTCAAACCGCGCATTCTTAAACAGTTTGGGTATCATTGCCAGTTTATCAGATACGTGAGCGATTTTATCGCTGAGCAAGTTCAGATGGATCTgaatatcatcatttacgaCATTTCTACATCTTCTGTGACTTGTTTCGGTGCCAACCTTGGAAGTAGTATGGATGTTTGTCTGTTGAAAAGTGTTGGAGAATATATCTGGTTCAAACACCGTGTCGTTGCAGTTTTggtattttttcacaatttggtaatTACTTGATCTGTTTTGCCGCATTCTTCCACCTCTATGTACACCATAACTTAGAGAATTATCTACTTTGAGTTGATGATCAAGTGTCTCCATTTGTTTTTCCAGAAGACTTAGACGTAACTCTACCTTTGCTCGGATCTTTGTGTCCATGGAACGGGCCTTGTTTGCATCACCATACATTATATTTCCAAGTTTTTTCAGTCGATTTTCAATCATCGATCCTCTGAAGTCTACCAGCCTGCGTAGTGGTTCCATTTCCACAGAAACCATTTCAGATATTGATGCATTAAACGACTCTCCTGATAAGATACTCCCGATGGCCGATGTGAGGGAATATCTTTGAACGTAATCGTTAGGAAATTTTTGGTTGCTGTCCACTCTCTGTGTTTTCTTTAATGCGTCCATTGCTAATCTTCTGGCGTAGTCAGATTTAAGAAAGCACTTCTTGGTGAGTGCATTCAAATTTCGAATtattggtacagatgttgaaagACCCGCCCCCATGTTCATTGTGTTGTCATTGCATGATGTTGGCACAAAAGACCGATTCAAATGTATATTTTCTTTCAAGTGTTTATCGGAAATCATAGAATATCGTCTGTTCCAAATGacttccattttgaatttgtctAACTGACGAGAAAGAATGCGTTGGAGATAGTTCTTGTATGTTTTCATCCACATCAGCTCATTATGCTTATCTACAGTCTTGTGGTTTGCAACTTGTCTTCTATACAGCTGATACTGGATCCCTTCTAGTCGATCCTGTAATCGCTTTGTGTAGTTTAACAATACGTCATAATGGATGGTCACGTGATCACTTTGGTTTTGATATACCTTCATGCTATGAATTGTTGCCGCGTATCCATCTCTGACATGTTTGACCAAtcgtttttgattttcttggaTTTTGTTAATTCTATCAAAAACTATCTCTATAATCGGCAAGTGGCTGTTAGATCCAAAGTTTTTGGTCACATTTGTCACAGACCCGGTCCCAGGTCTGTCAAACAGCTGCCTGAGTGTTTCCAAGGAACGATTTAAGTATACAATATCACCAGCAATACCATTGAAATTTGTCAGAACACACTCTGTCGTATTCGCAACTGCCTGAACAAGCCGACACGTTTTAATCCGATTGCGGTCAACATCTTCATCAAGTTTTTCCAACTTTGAATTAATTCTCACCAAATTATCTCTCTGTGTTTCTTTCGTAAGTGTCTCCAAACTTTTATGTATAGCAAGCGCTTTTTTACAAAACATTACGTTTTTATCATGCAAGGTTACTCTCAAATGtttctgataattttcaaaCATGACTAATCTGTTCGCAGTCATGTACACTTTTCTGTCTAAATTTCTCATTCTTTTAAAATGCTGTGTATTCCAAATCATCAGTCTCTGTCTGTTATCATATGTCACGTTCTTCACCTTCGATAATTCGCCCAACTTCAAGCTGACTGTTTGATTTAGATGGACAAACTTTGCTGTTATGTTGTGAAAAATATTCACCGCCTTATTTTCTACAGATAGCTGTTGACGATTTACCTCCATCACTTGTTTATTAGTATTTTTCAGGCGATATTCCAGCCGTGACGTGTAGTTTACCATGGTTTTGTATTGAACAGCTTGATACCGTGACTGGTGTTGTAATGTTTTAATGTTGTCATTGAGGGTGACCAATCTGCTGtaaacactttcttgtaatcGCCCGCTTCGTTTCTCGATCCTATTCAATCTTTTTTCAACACGAGTCACTTGTTTAGTAAACTTTGTTCTACTTTCTGATGTTTGTACAACTAATCTTTCTGTTCTGATGGTGTTTTTCTTGGCCAATTTACGAAGAACTGTTAGATGGTAAAAGCTCGATGCAATCGATAGGTTTGTCCTCTTAAGTTCGGCATTGACGTGATTCTGACTATTAGTAATTTTCGTTGTCATAGTTTCCAGTGATTCATCAAGACGACGTATCTTCATTTGATCTTGATTTGTAATTTCCTCTAAATTCTTGACCTTCGACAACAATGTCTTCTTGTccttttttgaaactttcaagaACTCTTTGAATGTGACATTAAGATTTTCAATGTGAACTTGTAACGTACCGATGACTTTACTGACCGTACTCTCGTTCTTTActgcaatgttttgtttttgaaacacAGATTGTAAATCTCCCATGTCCGATTTTAATAGTTTACTTTCTCGCTCCATGTCGTTTATAATGTTATCGTAATGACGTATTTTTACAGCACCTTCAGTCACTTCACTTCGTACGTTGAGAATCCTACTTTCAAAGTGATCACCTTGATCCTTCGTTTCTCTTTTCACATCTTTGATGTCGTTGCTAAGTTTTTCAAGTTCGGGTGTTATCTCACCTTCAAGTCTTTTTTCTAATATCGTCACTTTTGTTTGCAGAGTTTTAACGGCAATTTCAAAAGAGTCTGACTCCGATGAGTAATAGTTATTGACATGTGGTCTCAGCAATTGTAGGCTGATTATTGCTAGTCctgtaattcaataaaaaaataaacaaaaattaattCAGATTAGATGTCGATGATACATTCGTAATGTAATAAGTGTTTACTTTTGTAGTTCAATGTAAGGAATATTAGGATCAATAGGTTTTCAAAACTACATTTTCTCTACTCTAAAAAGTTATCGCTGCCCACAGCTCTCTGACAAGGTTTCCTGTGATTGGTCCATCATTCTGCACGGTTCATTGTAAAGGGAAAAGCAATCTATGGGTTTCTTTTGCAGGTGCGTAAACCACACAACCAATGGCATTACGCCTATATGTCTTCAAGCGAGCTGAATGCCGTCCATAGACTAACGAAAGTTTTCGTTCTCAACGTTGCAGCACTGGACGAGCTCTTACTTTGTGTGATCTATTGCCTCTGTCTGCTCGTTACAGAAACAATCTATTGCAAATTGCTCTCTGCATTCGTATGATTGTATCAGGCTTACGTTCCATCTCAGAATTGTTCTGGTCCCAACTACATCCAGGGCAAAGTGACCAAAAGCAACTCTGAAGCAAGTACAGTTACACCAGTTGGTCCGTTTGAGGGCAGTATTATGAGACTGCTATATGGCATACTTTTGAAACCCTTGTGGCAAACAAGATTAAAATACGGCCATTTCGTTCCttccttgaaatttcattttgtgacattgtcaagatacattttaaaaacagcaaCCATAGCCTTACTCACAATTTCTTTAAATCGGCTGGTGGGTAGCATTTGTGTGCTAAAGATATACACAACTGGCTAAAAATAAATCTGTAATGTCGGGTCAAATGCCTATATTCAAGACTCGACTCATCATCAGCTATAGATAAAGTCACAGATTGTTCTTCGTGCACTGCATGACGGGCATAATCAGGACAGGCCCGCAACTCGTCAGGGGACGAAAACATTGATCATGGATCTACACACCTGTTAAACAAATGCACAGATTTCGTTTAATAGTGAGAAATGGACCAATCACAGACTCACACTTTTGAAGAGTGTTTGAATAGTATGTTTACCTTTGTGAACATTTTCTTGAAAGTAGTTGGTTGGTTGCACCTGCTCAGAGCATTGCAGGAATATATAAAGGTTGTTTCAGGAtggaaatacaccactgaatattcacatttcaaactttataaactttCGCACACCAGGAAGCCCGCCAAAGATTATTCAGACACTCTTGATCACGAAGACGATAAGAAAGCTAGTGTCCAAAATGTATCTCAGCCTTATTTGCGCGGTGCTGGCCCAGTCATGGCAAGCTGAGTCGCAAGTATTCATCATACTGGCCTGCATAGCAATGTTCAACGTGGTGGTTGTGAAACTGCTATATCTTTGTACACCACCTGTAATGGATGATACTTTCTGCAATTGGTACAATTCCAAGATGAGAGCGGTAAGAAGGAAGTTGCTCGCCAACTTAGAAGATCTCCAATCGAAGACAGCTGGGAAGTTGACAATCTTAGAGGTTGGCGTTGGTGGATGTGGAGACTTTGTCTACCATCCCTGTGGCACCAAAGTAATTGGAGTGCTTGAAAACGGTGAAGATCTAAAGAAAGTTCCAAACAACAGTGTCGACACCGTCGTGTCTACCTTGGTCATGTGCAAGGTACGAGACCCAACGGACTATGTTCGGGAAGTCAAGCGAGTCCTGAAACCAGTAAGTATTAAGACGTTTATAAGACATCAGTAAAAGGTTAGACTTCCTTCTGCCTCCATACCAGAAATAAATTTGGACGAATATCTGACATAAATTCGACCTCGAAAGTGTTGAAAATTATGATTCAGTTTTAAAATTAGTATGGAtttaacacgccacatgctcactTGACGGGTCCCCAAAGAATCGACAAaaatgacgtcagagggtattttgaaagacaatttcCCTATAGTATTTGACCtaatttggaaaagtgtccggtcacgtgaccgcagtGTCATCTGCAGCTTGGTGAAAACAGAATTACTAAAGAGCAATATCTCGTGAGCAGTATCTCATGAAGAAATCAGCAATATGTACCATTACTTGTTCTAAAGAAAGCGACCATTATGATGTAATCGAGAATTAAAGGGTTGTTTTATattcaatcaaatgtttttgcaTTCGATATAAATTATCACCGCcatcataattgtatttttgtatttttatttccagGGCGGCATGTTTTGCTACATGGAAAATATACAAGGCAGGAAAAGAAGCACACGTCTTGTGCAGAATCTTTTGAGCCCCCTGTCCATCTTCTTCGACAGTTACCGTCTTACACGCCAGACATGGCGATATGTGGACGTGGGGGGCTTCTGCAGATTGGAATATTCTATCTTCCATGCCCCATTGAAGAGTTGCTTTTCCATCTTCACACCACATTTGGTCGGCTACGCTGTCAAGTGATGACTTCAAGTTGACAGATTTGATGGAAGAAAGCTGCTAGCTGCTTGGTTCCAGGACTCGCCTGACCTCTCGAACGTCGTGCACTGGGTCTCTACATTGCTCATGGCCAAGGTTAAACCAAATCCGGTATCGACACTGGTGTTTGGACTTTCTGACGTCTTCACCGTTTTGAACGATTACTCTGCTGTCTTTAGTGATACTGGTTGAAGTCTTCACATCCCAACACCGTTCTCCAAGACTGATCCCATCAGCTTTATCTACTTAAAGGCCTTCAAGGTTAGAAAACGGCTTCCTTCAGACTGCCCCCATCTTGCAATTTTA belongs to Ptychodera flava strain L36383 chromosome 17, AS_Pfla_20210202, whole genome shotgun sequence and includes:
- the LOC139116219 gene encoding centromere-associated protein E-like — its product is MAKHKQRKQSTNVTVHKIDKAESKRFSKEQNTEIPFNDVLPYIFYLIIIMIGLAIISLQLLRPHVNNYYSSESDSFEIAVKTLQTKVTILEKRLEGEITPELEKLSNDIKDVKRETKDQGDHFESRILNVRSEVTEGAVKIRHYDNIINDMERESKLLKSDMGDLQSVFQKQNIAVKNESTVSKVIGTLQVHIENLNVTFKEFLKVSKKDKKTLLSKVKNLEEITNQDQMKIRRLDESLETMTTKITNSQNHVNAELKRTNLSIASSFYHLTVLRKLAKKNTIRTERLVVQTSESRTKFTKQVTRVEKRLNRIEKRSGRLQESVYSRLVTLNDNIKTLQHQSRYQAVQYKTMVNYTSRLEYRLKNTNKQVMEVNRQQLSVENKAVNIFHNITAKFVHLNQTVSLKLGELSKVKNVTYDNRQRLMIWNTQHFKRMRNLDRKVYMTANRLVMFENYQKHLRVTLHDKNVMFCKKALAIHKSLETLTKETQRDNLVRINSKLEKLDEDVDRNRIKTCRLVQAVANTTECVLTNFNGIAGDIVYLNRSLETLRQLFDRPGTGSVTNVTKNFGSNSHLPIIEIVFDRINKIQENQKRLVKHVRDGYAATIHSMKVYQNQSDHVTIHYDVLLNYTKRLQDRLEGIQYQLYRRQVANHKTVDKHNELMWMKTYKNYLQRILSRQLDKFKMEVIWNRRYSMISDKHLKENIHLNRSFVPTSCNDNTMNMGAGLSTSVPIIRNLNALTKKCFLKSDYARRLAMDALKKTQRVDSNQKFPNDYVQRYSLTSAIGSILSGESFNASISEMVSVEMEPLRRLVDFRGSMIENRLKKLGNIMYGDANKARSMDTKIRAKVELRLSLLEKQMETLDHQLKVDNSLSYGVHRGGRMRQNRSSNYQIVKKYQNCNDTVFEPDIFSNTFQQTNIHTTSKVGTETSHRRCRNVVNDDIQIHLNLLSDKIAHVSDKLAMIPKLFKNARFEFKRLLEKQLEKVVIVLKQQRKLCRRTASIGGMKHFNNVTKVQDEFNALFTNMEHRLSNHISYDTMQHYVDARIHSHHQRISRSIQKTQHIKTDSDTRLEQLSRDASKFIMFVHSLVNQQLRSVMEKLKNQNKTVSRSIEDEHSAINRYLVFHNGLYEHRFKHFGKYMQKLEGKQAKMEATLRRVTDFYLSPSHKASQMSTMRGLHRIEQKQELFRNLTTKHYGSLTTTLSDLKKSLKEQGKKTAYIIKKLRNQMNYTLINMESEMATLYDTTGMLVKHTRMDKAQQQRQMNYIQRVNNSNKKTLDELTSKLLSTSMANEFRKVNSKHYEPGKMTAGNMKTGVN